The following are from one region of the Thermoflexus sp. genome:
- a CDS encoding DUF393 domain-containing protein, producing the protein MEEERTVLIFDGSCGFCTWAARWVKRWDRRHRVRLVPFQRPGAPERYGLTREACEQAAWAITPDGAHHRGAAAILVAFSEALGCPGIRVLYRIPLFRRIADALYEWVAAHRGQLPGTRPYCEEHPEECAGARSDGVELA; encoded by the coding sequence ATGGAGGAGGAGAGGACAGTCCTGATCTTCGATGGGAGCTGTGGCTTCTGCACCTGGGCTGCGCGATGGGTGAAGCGCTGGGACCGAAGGCATCGCGTCCGGCTGGTGCCTTTTCAACGTCCGGGGGCTCCGGAGCGCTATGGCCTGACCCGGGAGGCGTGCGAACAGGCAGCGTGGGCGATCACGCCCGATGGCGCACACCATCGGGGCGCCGCAGCGATCCTGGTCGCCTTCAGCGAGGCCCTGGGCTGCCCAGGGATCCGAGTGCTTTATCGGATCCCCCTTTTCCGGAGGATTGCCGACGCCCTCTACGAGTGGGTGGCCGCTCACCGGGGACAGCTGCCGGGAACCCGTCCGTATTGCGAAGAGCATCCCGAAGAATGTGCAGGGGCTCGCTCGGATGGGGTGGAGCTTGCGTAA
- the rfbD gene encoding dTDP-4-dehydrorhamnose reductase codes for MRILITGAGGQLGRALQEALAAHSLIPLTRADLDITDRAAVFRAILRYRPDVVIHAAAMTDVDGCARDPERAFQVNALGTQTVAMACGAAGATMVYISTNEVFDGTKTEPYLEFDPPNPINPYGRSKWAGEWFVSHLLRRFYIVRTAWVFGPGGHHFIRKILQRADEQGALRVVHDEVGSPSYARDVAAAIARLIETGAYGIYHFTNEGMCSRYEYAIEILRRTGRSHIPVTPISLTEFPRPSRVPPFTPLRNLCGATMGITLRPWPEALRAYLAEEGWLSE; via the coding sequence ATGCGCATCCTGATCACAGGGGCAGGCGGTCAGCTGGGACGGGCCCTGCAGGAGGCCCTGGCGGCTCATTCGTTGATTCCGCTCACTCGCGCCGATCTGGACATCACCGATCGGGCGGCAGTCTTCCGGGCCATCCTTCGCTATCGGCCCGATGTGGTCATCCACGCCGCCGCGATGACCGATGTAGATGGCTGCGCCCGGGATCCGGAGCGGGCCTTTCAGGTGAACGCCCTGGGCACCCAGACCGTGGCGATGGCCTGCGGGGCGGCCGGAGCGACCATGGTTTACATCAGCACCAACGAGGTGTTCGATGGGACCAAAACCGAGCCCTATCTGGAATTCGATCCCCCGAACCCTATCAACCCCTATGGTCGCAGCAAGTGGGCCGGGGAATGGTTCGTCTCCCACCTCCTCCGCCGCTTTTACATCGTCCGAACGGCGTGGGTCTTCGGCCCGGGAGGCCATCACTTCATCCGCAAGATCCTCCAGCGGGCCGACGAACAGGGGGCCCTCCGGGTGGTCCACGATGAAGTGGGCTCGCCCAGCTACGCCCGGGATGTGGCGGCGGCGATCGCCCGCCTGATCGAGACCGGAGCCTATGGGATCTATCATTTCACCAATGAGGGGATGTGCTCCCGCTATGAGTATGCCATCGAAATCCTCCGTCGCACCGGCCGATCCCACATCCCGGTGACCCCCATCTCGCTGACGGAGTTCCCTCGTCCCTCCCGGGTCCCTCCGTTCACCCCGCTGCGCAACCTGTGCGGGGCCACCATGGGGATCACCCTGCGCCCGTGGCCGGAGGCGCTGCGGGCTTACCTGGCGGAAGAAGGATGGCTATCCGAATGA
- a CDS encoding glycosyltransferase family 2 protein: MSEPLVSVIIPNWNGAAHLPTCLEALRRQTYARREVLVVDNGSTDDSLKLLVRYPKVRVLALGCNRGFAGAVNAGIRAAHGEILVLLNNDTEASPTWLEALVAAFERHPDAGLLASKILLFDRRDVFHSAGDYYRVDGIPGNRGVWETDRGQYDREEEVFSACGAAAAYRRELFQDIGPFDEDFFYSCEDVDLAWRAQIAGWNCWYVPTAVVYHKLSATGGGPIASFYDGRNFIYLIAKDYPAGLLRRFWPQILRAQFQIAWNALRAWRGTAARARLRGMLAGLLTWPRAARKRPQVFARRRRSDEALLERLMRAPA; encoded by the coding sequence ATGAGCGAGCCGCTGGTCTCGGTGATCATCCCCAACTGGAACGGCGCGGCCCATCTGCCCACCTGCCTGGAGGCGCTGCGCCGACAGACCTATGCCCGACGGGAAGTGCTGGTGGTGGACAACGGCTCCACCGATGATTCCCTGAAGCTCCTCGTCCGCTACCCCAAGGTTCGGGTCCTGGCCCTGGGATGCAACCGGGGCTTTGCGGGGGCCGTCAACGCAGGGATCCGCGCCGCCCATGGGGAGATCCTCGTGCTCCTGAACAATGATACAGAGGCCTCCCCCACCTGGCTGGAGGCCCTGGTGGCGGCCTTCGAACGCCATCCGGACGCCGGGCTTCTGGCCTCCAAGATCCTCCTCTTCGATCGCCGGGATGTTTTCCATTCCGCCGGGGATTACTACCGGGTGGACGGGATTCCGGGAAACCGTGGGGTCTGGGAAACGGATCGGGGGCAGTATGATCGGGAAGAGGAAGTGTTCTCCGCCTGCGGGGCAGCGGCCGCCTATCGGCGGGAGCTTTTCCAGGACATCGGGCCCTTCGATGAGGATTTCTTTTACTCGTGTGAGGATGTGGATCTGGCCTGGCGGGCTCAGATCGCAGGATGGAACTGCTGGTATGTCCCGACCGCCGTGGTCTATCACAAGTTGAGCGCCACCGGCGGCGGCCCGATCGCCAGCTTCTATGATGGGCGGAATTTCATTTACCTGATCGCCAAGGATTACCCGGCGGGGTTGCTGAGGCGGTTCTGGCCACAGATTCTGCGGGCGCAATTCCAGATCGCATGGAATGCCCTCCGGGCGTGGAGGGGAACGGCCGCGCGAGCCCGGCTGCGGGGGATGCTGGCCGGCCTTCTCACCTGGCCGCGCGCCGCCCGGAAGCGGCCCCAGGTCTTCGCCCGCCGCCGCCGCTCCGATGAGGCGCTGCTGGAACGGCTGATGCGGGCTCCCGCTTGA